In Arvicola amphibius chromosome 1, mArvAmp1.2, whole genome shotgun sequence, one DNA window encodes the following:
- the Wdr1 gene encoding WD repeat-containing protein 1, whose amino-acid sequence MPYEIKKVFASLPQVERGVSKILGGDPKGDNFLYTNGKCVILRNIDNPAIADIYTEHAHQVVVAKYAPSGFYIASGDVSGKLRIWDTTQKEHLLKYEYQPFAGKIKDIAWTEDSKRIAVVGEGREKFGAVFLWDSGSSVGEITGHNKVINSVDIKQSRPYRLATGSDDNCAAFFEGPPFKFKFTIGDHSRFVNCVRFSPDGNRFATASADGQIFIYDGKTGEKVCALGGTKAHDGGIYAISWSPDSTHLLSASGDKTSKIWDVNVNSVVSTFPMGSNVLDQQLGCLWQKDHLLSISLSGYINYLDKNNPSKPLRVIKGHSKSIQCLTVHRNGGKSYIYSGSHDGHINYWDSETGENDSFSGKGHTNQVSRMTVDESGQLVSCSMDDTVRYTNLTLRDYSGQGVVKLDVQPKCVAVGPGGYTVVVCIGQIVLLKDQKKCFSIDNPGYEPEVVAVHPGGDTVAVGGSDGNVRVYSILGTTLKDEGKLLEAKGPVTDVAYSHDGAFLAVCDASKVVTVFSVADGYSENNVFYGHHAKIVCLAWSPDNEHFASGGMDMMVYVWTLSDPETKVKIQDAHRLHHVSSLAWLDEHTLVTTSHDASVKEWTITY is encoded by the exons ATGCCGTACGAGATCA AGAAGGTGTTCGCCAGCCTCCCCCAGGTGGAGCGGGGCGTCTCCAAGATACTCGGTGGAGACCCCAAGGGCGATAATTTCCTCTACACTAATGGCAAGTGCGTCATCCTGAGAAACATCGAT AACCCTGCTATTGCTGACATCTACACGGAACATGCCCATCAGGTGGTAGTGGCCAAGTATGCACCCAGCGGGTTCTACATTGCTTCTGGAG ATGTCTCTGGGAAGCTAAGGATCTGGGATACCACACAAAAGGAGCATCTTCTAAAGTATGAGTACCAGCCATTTGCTGGGAAGATCAAGGACATTGCCTGGACTGAAGACAGTAAGAGGATCGCCGTTGtcggggaaggaagggagaa GTTTGGAGCTGTCTTCTTATGGGACAGTGGCTCTTCTGTGGGTGAGATCACAGGACACAACAAAGTCATCAACAGTGTGGACATCAAGCAGAGCAGGCCCTACCGACTAGCAACAGGAAGTGATGATAACTGTGCAGCGTTCTTCGAAGGCCCCCCATTCAAGTTCAAGTTTACAATTGGC GATCACAGCCGCTTTGTCAACTGTGTGCGGTTCTCTCCTGATGGGAACAGATTTGCCACAGCTAGCGCTGACGGCCAG aTATTCATTTATGATGGGAAGACGGGAGAGAAAGTGTGTGCCCTTGGAGGAACCAAGGCCCATGACGGAGGAATTTATGCT ATTAGTTGGAGTCCTGATAGCACTCATTTGCTGTCTGCGTCTGGAGATAAAACCTCTAAGATTTGGGATGTCAATGTGAACTCTGTGGTCAGCACATTTCCCATGGGCTCCAATGTTCTGGACCAGCAGCTGGGCTGCCTGTGGCAGAAGGACCACCTTCTCAGCATCTCCCTGTCTGGATACATCAACTACCTGGACAAAAACAATCCCAGCAAGCCCCTCCGGGTCATCAAG GGTCACAGTAAATCCATCCAGTGTCTGACAGTGCACAGAAATGGTGGCAAGTCTTACATCTATTCCGGGAGCCATGATGGACATATCA ATTACTGGGATTCAGAGACAGGAGAGAATGACTCCTTCTCTGGAAAAGGCCACACCAATCAGGTGTCCAGGATGACAGTGGATGAGTCTGGGCAGTTGGTCAGTTGCAGCATGGACGACACTGTACGGTACACCAACCTCACGCTGAGGGACTACAG TGGACAAGGTGTTGTGAAACTGGATGTTCAGCCAAAGTGTGTAGCTGTTGGTCCTGGGGGATACACCGTGGTCGTATGCATTGGACAG ATTGTCCTCCTGAAGGACCAGAAGAAGTGCTTCAGTATCGACAACCCTGGCTACGAGCCCGAAGTCGTGGCCGTGCACCCTGGTGGGGACACAGTGGCTGTTGGGGGCTCG GATGGCAATGTGCGTGTATACTCCATCCTGGGCACCACACTAAAGGATGAAGGCAAGCTCCTAGAAGCCAAGGGGCCAGTGACAGACGTGGCCTACTCCCATGATGGCGCCTTCCTGGCTGTGTGTGATGCCAGTAAGGTGGTCACAGTGTTCAGTGTGGCTGATGGCTACTCG GAGAACAATGTTTTTTATGGACACCATGCAAAAATTGTGTGCCTGGCCTGGTCACCAGACAATGAACACTTTGCCTCTGGTGGCATGGACATGATGGTATACGTATGGACACTGAGTGATCCAGAGACCAAAGTGAAGATCCAAG ATGCTCACCGGCTGCACCATGTCAGCAGCCTGGCCTGGCTGGATGAGCACACACTGGTCACCACCTCCCATGACGCCTCTGTGAAGGAGTGGACAATCACCTACTGA